DNA sequence from the Brachybacterium sp. P6-10-X1 genome:
GTTGTACTCCGTCTGCCCGTGGCGCACCAGGATCAGCCGGGTGCGCACGTGGCCGCCCGGGGCGTGCGAGGACCTCACGCCGGGGTGCCCTCGTCGATCTGCAGGTCCAGGACCGGGGCGTCCCGCCAGAGCCGCTCGAGCGCGTAGAAGGCACGATCCTCGGCATGCTGGACGTGCACGACGATGTCGCCGTAGTCCAGCAGCACCCAGCGGGCGTCCCGCTCGCCCTCCCGGCGCAGCGGCTTGCGCCGGCGCTCGGTCAGCAGCGCCTTCTCGACGCCGTCGACGATGGCCGAGACCTGGCGCTCGGAGTCCCCGCTGCAGACCAGGAACACGTCGGTGATCACCACCTGTTCGGAGACGTCGAGGCCGATCACCTCCTCGGCGAGAGTGTCGGCGGCCGCCTGGCCGGCCACACGGGCGAGGTCGAGGGATTCTTCGGGAGCACTCACGCGATCGGTTCCTCCAGCAGGGGGTGGTCGACGAACAGGTCGGGGGCGCCCGCCCCCAGGGCGGAGGCCGCATCGGGGCCGAGCACGCCGGTCAGCAGCAGGATGACCAGCACGATCAGGGCCACGGCGATCAGCGCCCACACGGTCCACAGCAACGGGCGGCTGCCGGACCGCTCGGGCCGATGCAGCACCTTGCCGTCGAAGCGCGGGGCCGGGCGGGGCTCGGGGGCGTCGGTGACCGCCAGCTCCCCCAGCTCGACGCCGTCGTGGTCGCGGTCGCCCGCGGTGCGTGTCGTGTCCGGGGTCGTGGTCGGTTCGGCGTTCGAGGCGCCGCTCAGCTCCGTCGTCCTCTCCGTGGCCGACTCACCGCCCGGGGCGGTGCTCGTCGGGTCCTCGCTGAGCTCGATGATGCGAGCGCGGCGGCCGAACTTGCGCAGGGTGGGCACGGGGGCGTCGGCCGACGGCGGGGCCACGGCGCCCCGCACGGCCGGTTCCGCGGTGCGGGTCTCGTCCAGAGCGGCACTCTCCTCGGGGCTCAGCGCTCGGGCACGCCGGCCGCGCCGTGGGGTGGTGTCGGGCTCAGTCATCGCCGTCACCTCCTGTGTAGAGGGCGTACTTGTTGATGTATTGGACCACGCCGTCGGGCACCAGGTACCAGACGGGTTCACCGGCGGCGACCCGTACCCGGCAGTCGGTGGAGCTGATCGCCATGGCGGGGACCTCGATGAGGGTGACCCCGTCGGCCGGCAGACCGGAGGTGTCCAGCTCGTGCCCGGGACGGGTGACGCCCACGAAGTGCGCAAGGGAGAAGATCTCCTCGGAGTCCTTCCAGGTCAGGATGGACTGCAGGGCGTCGGCGCCGGTGATGAAGAACAGGTCCGCGGCGGGCTGCTGCTCGTGCAGGTCCCGGAGCGTGTCGATCGTATAGGTGGAGCCCGGCCGGTCGACGTCGACGCGCGAGACGGTGAACACCGGGTTCGCGGCGGTGGCCACCACGGTCATCAGGTACCGGTGCTCCGGGTCGGAGATCTCGCGAGAGGCCTTCTGCCACGGACGCCCGGTGGGCACGAACACCACCTCGTCCAGGCCGAAGACGCTCTGGACCTCGCTGGCGGCGACGAGGTGGCCGTGGTGGATGGGATCGAAGGTCCCGCCCATCACGCCGATCCGGCGTCGCTGCTGCTCCACGCCGATCAGTCGTCGCCGTGCTTGTCGGACTTCCCCTGCTTGCGCTGGTGCGTCCCCCCGGTGAGGTAGGTGAAGCCGAGCAGGATCATCAGGATGATGAAGATGCCGATGCCGACCATGGGCGGGGTGACGCCGCCGGTGGCGTGTTCGCCGGTCTCGGCGAGGATCATGAGCTGGTCGATCATGTTCGTGGGGGCCTTTCCTCGAGTGACCGTCCCATCATCCCACAGCAGGGGCCGAGGTCACGGACCCCCGGCCGTGATGGGGAGCGCAGTCACGGACGGACGCAGTCACGGACGGACATGGCCCTGGCCCACCACCAACCACTTGGCGGAGGTCAGCTCCGTCAGTCCCATGGGTCCGCGGGCATGGAGCTTCTGGGTGGAGATGCCGATCTCCGCGCCGAAGCCGAACTCCCCGCCGTCGGAGAAGCGCGTGGAGGCGTTGGCCATGACCACGGCGGAGTCGACCTCGGCCAGGAACCGCTGCTGGGAGAGCAGGTCCCGGGTGAGGATGGATTCGGTGTGCCCGCTGGAGTGGGCGCGGATGTGCTCCAGCGCCGCATCGAGATCGTCGACGACCGCCACCGCCAGCTCGAGGGCGAGGTACTCCGCGTCCCAGTCCTCGGCGGTGGCCGCGATCACCTCGGCGGGGGTCCCGGCCCCCTCGAGGATCTCCTGCGCGGCCGCATCGGTGTGCAGGCGCACCCCGGCCCCGGTTAGGCGGGCGGCGATCCGGGGCAGGGCCCGGTCGGCGATCTCGCGGTGGACCAGCAGGGTCTCCAGGGCGTTGCAGACCCCCACTCGTTGGGTCTTGGAGTTCACGACGATCCCCTCGGCCTGTTCGAGGTCCGCGCTCGCATCGATCAGGACGTGCGTGGTCCCGGTGCCGGTCTCGATCACCGGGACCAGGGAGTTCTCGACGATGCGGCGGATGAGGCCGGCGCCGCCGCGCGGGATCAGCACGTCGACCGCCCCGCGGGCTCGCATCAGGGCGTCCACGCCCTCGCGCCCGTGCTCGTCGATGCCGACGATCAGGTCCTCGGGCAGCCCCTGATCCGCGAGCACCGAGCGCAGCACCGCGATGAGCGCGGTGTTGGAGTGCAGGGCCGCGGAGCCGCCGCGCAGCACCACCGCATTGCCGGATTTCACGGCGAGCCCTGCGGCGTCGACCGTCACGTTCGGACGAGCCTCGTAGACCATGCCGATCACGCCGAGCGGGACGCGGACCTGACGCAGCTCCAGGCCGTTGGACAGCACCGAGCCGCGGATCACCTCGCCGACCGGGTCGGGCAGGGCGGCGGCGTCGCGCAGCTGCTGGGCGATCGCCGCGACCCGCTCGGGATCCAGGACGAGGCGGTCGCGCAGGCCCGGCTCGATGCCCGCGGCATCGGCGGCCTCGAGATCCCGGACGTTGGCGTCGACGATCTCGCCGGCCCGTTCGACCAGGGCCTCGGCCATCGCCAGCAGCAGGTCGTCCTTGGCCTCGCGGTGCAGGCGGGCGAGCACCGGCTGCGCGTCCTTCGCGGCGCGGGTGGCGGCGAGCACGGCGGCGGACACGGATGAGTTCATGGCGCCGAGTCTACGAGGAGCACGTCCAGCCGGCCCGGGGCGTCCGCCCAGCAGTCGCCCGGGTTGACTGCGTACTGTGAGCGCCCATGGAATCCGTGCTGCACCTGGTCGAGGTGGTCATGTCATCGCCGTGGCTGTACGTGCTCCTGTTCGCGGTGGTCGCCGGGGCCTCCGTGCTGCCGATCTTCCCGGGCGAGACGGTGGTGATCACCGCGGGCGCGTATGCCGTCGTGCAGGACGCGCCCAGCGCGTGGATCCTGGTGCCGGTGACGATCCTCGCCGCCGTCGCCGGGGATCTCTCGGCGCATCACCTCGGCCGCGGAGCGGGGCCGATCGCCCGGAGGATCCGCCGCAGTCGCGCGGGCGACCGCCTCCTCACCTGGGCGGAGAACGGCCTGCACACCCGGGGCGGGGCGATCATCGTCACTGCCCGCTTCATCCCCGGTGGCCGCACGGCCACCTCACTCACCTCGGGCATGATCCGCTATCCCCGACCGCGGTTCCTCGGCTTCGCCCTGCTGGCCGCGACCGCGTGGGCGCTGTACAACATCGGCATCGGCATGGCCGGAGGTTACCTCTTCCGGGAGCAGCCGCTGCTGGGCGTTCTCCTCGGGGTGGGTCTCGCCCTGGTGATCAGCACGGCGATCGAGAAGGTGCGCATCGCCCGGGAGCGTCGTGGCGCCTCGCGCTCCGAGCCCTCCGCGGAGCGCGAGCTGCTCGGGTCCCGCTGAGCGCTCAGAGCACGACCACTCCGCTCAGAGCACGACCGCTCAGAGCACGACCAGCTGGTCACGGTGCACGGCGGGACGGCGGAACCGCTCCCCCAGCACCTCGCGCAGCTCGTGCGTGCCGCGGCCCGCCATGGCCCGCAGCTCGTCGCTGCTGAAGGAGGTCAGACCGCGGGCGATCACCGCGCCGTCCGGCCGGGCGATGTCCACCGGGACCCCGTCGGGGAAGGTGCCCGCCACGGCGGTGATGCCGACGGCGAGCAGCGAGCGGCGACGGGTGGCCACGGCCTCGGCCGCCCCTTCGTCCAGGGTGAGGGTGCCGGCGCCGCGGGTGGCGAAGCGCAGCCACACCAGACGGGAGCGGCGGCGGCCCTCCTGTCCGGGGAAGAAGGTGCCGACGTCCTCGCCCGCCGCCGCGGCGGCGAACTGCCCGGCCGAGGTCAGCAGGGCGGCGGTGCCGGTGGTCGAGGCGAGCTGGGCGGCCGAGAGCTTGGTGACCATGCCGCCGGTGCCCACCTTCGAGCCGACCGAGCCGATGCTCACCCCGGTCAGGCGCGCCGGGTCCTCGACCAGGCCGATCCGCTCGGCGCCCGGCTCCGTGGGCGGTGCCGTGTACAGCGCGTCGACGTCGGTCAGCAGGAACAGCGCATCGGCGCCGAGCAGCTGGGCGACCAGGGCCGCCAGACGATCGTTGTCGCCGAAGCGGATCTCGTGGGTCGCGGTGGTGTCGTTCTCGTTGACCACCGGGATCGCCGCGAGATCCAGCAGCGACTCCAGGGCGCTGCGCACGTTGCGGTAGGTCTGGGGGCGGATGACGTCGGACTCGGTCAGCAGCACCTGACCGGTGCGGCGCCCGTGGTCGCCGAAGGCGCTCGACCATGCCGTCGCCAGCAGCGCCTGGCCGACGCTCGCGGCCGCCTGCTGCAGTGGCACGGAGGTGGGCCGCTCGGGCAGGCCCAGTGGGCCCAGCGCCGCAGCGATCGCCCCCGAGGAGACGATGACGACCTCGGAGCCGCCGGCGGCGAGCGAAGCCGCGGTCGCCGCGATGTCGGCGACCCGGGACTGGTCCAGTCGACCCCGGTCGTCGGTCAGGCTCGAGGAGCCGATCTTCACCACGACCCGCGCGGCCCCGGCGAGGGAGCCGCGGGCGGCGATGCGGGAGGGCTGGCGGGGACCCGCACCGCCCGTGCTGCCGGAGCCGCTCACGATCCGCGGGTCTCGTCGTCCCGGGAGGGATCCGACCAATGGCCGGCGCGGCGTTCCGCCTCCATCGCGGCGACTCGGTTCATGCGGGCCGCGGTGCGCTGCCGCTGCAGCTCGCGCTTCTCGTCGCGGGTGGGGCGGTGGTGGTCCTCCATCCGCCGATCGGTGCCTCGGATGCCCAGCAGTTCGGCGCCGCCGACCATCGTCGGCTCCCAGTCGAAGACGACCGCGTCGTCGCCCGGCCCGATCAGCACGGTCGAGCCCGCGACGGCACCGGCCTTCAGCAGCTGGTCCTCCACCCCCAGCTTCGCCAGGCGGTCCGCGAGGAAGCCGACCGCTTCGTCATTGGCGAAGTCGGTCTGGCGCACCCAGCGCTCGGGCTTGTCACCCTGGACTCGGTAGGCCGTGGCCCCGTCGAACTGCTCGGTGACGACGCGGAACTGCTCCGCGTCGACCGCGGCCGGGGTCAGCACGATGGGCGCGACCTCGGGCTCGGGCAGCTCGGTGCGCGCCGTATCGACCAGCTCGCCGAGGACGAAGGAGAGGTCGCGCAGCCCCTTGTGGGAGATCGCGGAGACCTCCAGCACCGGCACCTCGCGCTCTGCGAGGCGCTCGCGGACCATCTCGGCCATGTCGGTGCCGTCGGGCAGATCGGTCTTGTTCAGCACGATCACGGTGGGCCGCTCCATCAGCGGCACCCTCGCCCCGGCCTCCTCGTCCAGGCTGCCGGCATAGGTGGCCAGCTCCTGCTCGATCGTCTCCAGATCGGTCAACGGGTCGCGGGAGGACTCCAGGGACGCGGCATCCAGGACATGGACCAGGACGTGGCAGCGCTCGATGTGGCGCAGGAAGTCCAGGCCCAGACCCTTGCCCTGGCTGGCGCCGGGGATCAGGCCCGGCACATCGGCGACCGTGTAGCGGAACTGACCCGCCTCGACCACACCGAGATTCGGCACCAGCGTGGTGAAGGGATAGTCGGCGATCTTGGGCCGGGCGGCGCTCATCGCGGCGATCAGGGACGACTTGCCGGCGCTGGGGTAACCCACCAGGGCGACGTCCGCCACGGACTTCAGCTCCAGGACGAGAGTGCGCTCCTGGCCGGGCTCGCCGAGCAGGGCGAAACCGGGGGCCTTGCGCTTGGTGGTGGCCAGTGCCGCGTTGCCGAGACCGCCGGTGCCGCCGCGGGCTGCCACGTATCGGGTGCCGATGCCGATCAGGTCGGCCAGCACGGTGCCGTCCTCGTCCGTGACCACGGTGCCGTCGGGCACGCGCAGGACCAGGTCCTCGCCGCGGGCCCCATGGCGCAGGTCGCCCTTGCCGAAACCGCCGCTGGTGGCCCGTTGGTGGGGCCGGTGGTGGTAGGTCAGCAAGGTGGTCGTCGAGGCGTCGACCTCGAGGATCACGTCCCCGCCGCGGCCGCCGTCGGCCCCGTCGGGCCCGGCGAGCGGCTTGAACTTCTCGCGCCGGATGGAGGCGGCGCCGTGGCCGCCCGATCCACCGGCGACCTGCAGCTCGACGCGGTCGACGAACGTGGCCATGGGGTCCTCCACACAGTAGGGATATGCGTCGAGGGGCGGAGCGTTCGGCTCCGCCCCTCGAAGGCAGCTGGTGCCCCGGGTGCCCGGGGCGAGTGCTCAGACCGTCTCGACGACGCTGACCACGCGGCGATCGCGCTTGCGGCCGAACTCGACCGTGCCCGCGGTGAGCGCGAACAGGGTGTCGTCGTTGCCGCGGCCCACGCCGTCGCCCGGGTGGACCTTGGTGCCGCGCTGGCGGATGAGGATCTCGCCCGCGCCGACGACCTGGCCGCCGAAGCGCTTGACGCCGAGACGCTGGGCGTTCGAGTCACGCCCGTTCTTGGAGGAGCTGACGCCCTTCTTTGATGCCATCTGGAATCAATCCTTCTCTGTGTTCGAAGGGATCGCTCAGGCGATGCCCGTGATCTTCAGTCGGGTGAGCTCCTGGCGGTGGCCCTGGCGCTTCTTGTACCCGGTCTTGTTCTTGTAGCGGAGGATCCGGATCTTGTCGCCGCGGAGGTCCTCGACCTTCTCGGCGGAGACCTTCACCTTGGCCAGCTCGGCCTGGGCCGAGGTGATCTTGTCGCCGTCAACCAGCAGCACGGGAGCGAGATCGACGCTGTCGCCCGCCTCGCCTGCCACGCGGTTGATCACGATGGTGTCACCGACCGACACCTTCTCCTGACGACCGCCTGCGCGGACGATTGCGTACACCACGTCACTGCTCCATCTTGTGAATCGGATCTGCCCTTGAGTCATGCGCCCTCAGCGGTGGGACCGCGGACCTGCGACCGTCAACCTGTCCTGCGCGCCCCCGTGGGGGCGCAGGCGGGAGATGCGGTCGCGCGATCCTCACCGGGACACGACGCCGACGCGTTCTGCGCCGAGGGACAGCTTACGGTCCGCGGAACCCCGGGTCAACCAGCAGAAGCGGTCCGACCTGCGAGAACGCCGTCACATGCTGTGGAACGCATCACGCCGGGTTCGAGGAGTCCGATTCCTCGGCGGGGGTGTGGCTGCCGGAGGCCGCCGCGATGGACGCGATCGTCGCGCGGGCCTGGGCCCGGCTGGTCTCGTCGTCCTCGAGGCGGTGGACGTCCTGGGCGGGGTCCTCGGTCGAGCTCTCCTCGGAGTCCGAGCCCTCCTTGGCGGAGCCGTTGCTCCCACCCCCGCCGCCCCGCGAGCGGCGATTGCGGCGCTTGGAGGACGAGGACTTCGAGGAGTCGTCGCCGCCCTGGCCGCCGTTGCCGCCTGCGCTCGTGTGGTCCCCGTCGATGTCGACGTGGTGACCGCGCCCGTTGCAGTGCTCGCAGGTGGTGGAGAAGGTCTCCAGCAGACCCTGGCCGACGCGCTTGCGGGTCATCTGCACCAGTCCCAGCGACGTCACCTCGGCGACCTGGTGCTTGGTGCGGTCCCGGCCCAGGCACTCGACCAGGCGACGCAGCACCAGGTCCCGGTTGGCCTCGAGCACCATGTCGATGAAGTCGATGACGATGATGCCACCGATGTCGCGCAGCCGCAGCTGGCGCACGATCTCCTCGGCCGCCTCCAGGTTGTTCTTGGTGACGGTCTCCTCGAGAGAGCCGCCGGAGCCGGTGAACTTGCCCGTGTTCACGTCGACCACGGTCATGGCCTCGGTGCGGTCGATCACCAGCGAGCCGCCCGAGGGCAGGTAGACCTTGCGGTCCATCGCCTTCAGCAGCTGCTCGTCGATGCGGTGCTTGGCGAACGCGTCCTTCTCGCCCACGTGGGCTGTGACGCGCTCGAGCAGGTCAGGGGCGACGTCGGCGACGTAGGAGTGGACCTCGTCGTAGACCTTGCCGCCCTCGACGATCAGGGAGGTGAAGTCCTCGTTGAAGACGTCGCGCACCACCTTGATCGCGATGTCCGGCTCCTGGGAGAGGGCCACCGGCGCGGACCTCGCCTTCTGCGCCTTCTGGATCTTCTCCCACTGGCCGCGCAGGCGCTCGACGTCATGGGTCAGCTCCGCCTCGCTCGCCCCCTCGGCGGCGGTACGCACGATGACGCCCGCGTCCTCAGGGATGAGCTGGCGCATGAGTTTCTTCAGACGCGAGCGCTCGGTGTCCGGCAGCTTGCGGGAGATGCCGGTCATGGAGCCGCCGGGCACGAACACGACGTACCGGCCCGGCAGGGAGATCTGGCTGGTGAGGCGGGCGCCCTTGTGGCCGATCGGGTCCTTGGTGACCTGGACCAGCACCGGGTCCCCGCTCTTGAGGGCGAGCTCGATGCGGCGGGGCTGGCCGTCGAGGCCGACGGCGTCCCAGTTGACCTCGCCGGCGTACAGCACGGCGTTGCGCCCCTTGCCGATGTCGATGAAGGCGGCCTCCATCGACGGCAGCACGTTCTGGACCTTGCCCAGGTAGACATTGCCGACCATCGAGGTCTGCGACTTCTGGGCGACGTAGTGCTCGACCAGCACGTCGTCCTCGAGGACGCCGATCTGGGTGCGTCCGGGGCGCTCGCGCACCACCATCGAACGCTTGACGGACTCGCGGCGAGCGAGGAACTCCGACTCGGTGATCACATTGCGCTTGCGGCCGTTGTCGCGCCCCTCGCGTCGACGCTGGCGCTTGGCCTCGAGCCGGGTCGAGCCCTTGACGGCCTTGACCTCGTCGCGCGCCTCACGCACCTTGACCACCGTGTTCGGCGGATCATCCGTCGAGGAGGAGGAATTGTCGCCGCCTCCCCCGGAGCGGCGGCGGCGGCGACGACGACGGGAGCTGGACGAGCCCGAGGAGCCGCCCGCGGAGTCCTCGCCGTCGGAGTCCTCTCCGTCCTCGCCGTCGGGGCGCGCATCGTGCGAGCCCCTGCGGCCCTCGCGGGCATCGGACTCGGAGCCCGAACCGTCCTCGGAGTCCGACTCGTCGTCGTCCCCGCGGCCGCGGCCACGGCGGCCGCGGCCTCCGCGGCGCCGGCGACGACGGGAGCTGCCCGAGCCCCCGGAGGGACGGTCCGAGTCGTCCTCGTCGTCCTGATCGGAGGAGTTCTCATCGTCCAGCTCGGAGGCGCTCTCGTCCGAGCGGTCCTGGTCGTCCTGGTCGCGCTGCCCGGTGCGGCGCGACCCGCGGCGGCGCGAGCGCGACCGGGAGGGGGAGGACTCCTCGGAGTCCCCGGAGCTGCCGGAGCCCTCGGAGGACGTCTCGTCCTCCGCATCCTCCCCGGCTTCGAAGGAGAGCTCGGCCGAGCCGACCGGGGCGTCGTGTGCCCCGACGGTGGTCCGGGGCGCGGGCGTGGGCGCCTGGAACAGGAGCGAGGCGAAATCCATCTGGACCTGCTCGCGACGGCGGCTGCGGTCCTCGTCGGCCTCGCCGTCGGTCCCGCTCGCACCACGAGCGGAGGCGAGGGCGCGCAGATCATCGACGACAGGGTTGCCGTCGGCGTCCTCCCCCGACTCCTCGATGGGCGCCGGCTCCTCGGCGCCGATCTGCTCTTCGGCGGGGGTCTGCTCTTCGGCGGGGGTCTGCTCTTCGGCGGGGGTCTCCTCTTCGGCGGATCCCTGGTCCTCGGCGGCGGTCGGCTCCTCGGCGGGGGTCTGCTCGGCGGTCTGCTCGGCCGGGGCGTCCTCGGTGACGTCCTCCTCGCCGGTCACGGTGTCCTGGGGCGACGGCTCGGCAGCGGCAGCGGGCGCTCCCGCAGGAGCGCCGGCGCGGCGCCGGGCCCGCGTGGGCGCGGGGGCCGGGGCGGACTCGGGGGCGGTCTCTCCCTGCGGGGCGACGACGGTGCGCGGGGCCGCGGGCGCGGTGTCCTCGCTCGGCTGCGGCGGCGGGG
Encoded proteins:
- a CDS encoding DedA family protein; its protein translation is MESVLHLVEVVMSSPWLYVLLFAVVAGASVLPIFPGETVVITAGAYAVVQDAPSAWILVPVTILAAVAGDLSAHHLGRGAGPIARRIRRSRAGDRLLTWAENGLHTRGGAIIVTARFIPGGRTATSLTSGMIRYPRPRFLGFALLAATAWALYNIGIGMAGGYLFREQPLLGVLLGVGLALVISTAIEKVRIARERRGASRSEPSAERELLGSR
- the proB gene encoding glutamate 5-kinase, producing the protein MSGSGSTGGAGPRQPSRIAARGSLAGAARVVVKIGSSSLTDDRGRLDQSRVADIAATAASLAAGGSEVVIVSSGAIAAALGPLGLPERPTSVPLQQAAASVGQALLATAWSSAFGDHGRRTGQVLLTESDVIRPQTYRNVRSALESLLDLAAIPVVNENDTTATHEIRFGDNDRLAALVAQLLGADALFLLTDVDALYTAPPTEPGAERIGLVEDPARLTGVSIGSVGSKVGTGGMVTKLSAAQLASTTGTAALLTSAGQFAAAAAGEDVGTFFPGQEGRRRSRLVWLRFATRGAGTLTLDEGAAEAVATRRRSLLAVGITAVAGTFPDGVPVDIARPDGAVIARGLTSFSSDELRAMAGRGTHELREVLGERFRRPAVHRDQLVVL
- the nadD gene encoding nicotinate-nucleotide adenylyltransferase, with protein sequence MEQQRRRIGVMGGTFDPIHHGHLVAASEVQSVFGLDEVVFVPTGRPWQKASREISDPEHRYLMTVVATAANPVFTVSRVDVDRPGSTYTIDTLRDLHEQQPAADLFFITGADALQSILTWKDSEEIFSLAHFVGVTRPGHELDTSGLPADGVTLIEVPAMAISSTDCRVRVAAGEPVWYLVPDGVVQYINKYALYTGGDGDD
- a CDS encoding Rne/Rng family ribonuclease, yielding MADSTHLPENDSSEQSPTPPVRRRRRAGAPAGAPVAAPPPQPSEDTAPAAPRTVVAPQGETAPESAPAPAPTRARRRAGAPAGAPAAAAEPSPQDTVTGEEDVTEDAPAEQTAEQTPAEEPTAAEDQGSAEEETPAEEQTPAEEQTPAEEQIGAEEPAPIEESGEDADGNPVVDDLRALASARGASGTDGEADEDRSRRREQVQMDFASLLFQAPTPAPRTTVGAHDAPVGSAELSFEAGEDAEDETSSEGSGSSGDSEESSPSRSRSRRRGSRRTGQRDQDDQDRSDESASELDDENSSDQDDEDDSDRPSGGSGSSRRRRRRGGRGRRGRGRGDDDESDSEDGSGSESDAREGRRGSHDARPDGEDGEDSDGEDSAGGSSGSSSSRRRRRRRRSGGGGDNSSSSTDDPPNTVVKVREARDEVKAVKGSTRLEAKRQRRREGRDNGRKRNVITESEFLARRESVKRSMVVRERPGRTQIGVLEDDVLVEHYVAQKSQTSMVGNVYLGKVQNVLPSMEAAFIDIGKGRNAVLYAGEVNWDAVGLDGQPRRIELALKSGDPVLVQVTKDPIGHKGARLTSQISLPGRYVVFVPGGSMTGISRKLPDTERSRLKKLMRQLIPEDAGVIVRTAAEGASEAELTHDVERLRGQWEKIQKAQKARSAPVALSQEPDIAIKVVRDVFNEDFTSLIVEGGKVYDEVHSYVADVAPDLLERVTAHVGEKDAFAKHRIDEQLLKAMDRKVYLPSGGSLVIDRTEAMTVVDVNTGKFTGSGGSLEETVTKNNLEAAEEIVRQLRLRDIGGIIVIDFIDMVLEANRDLVLRRLVECLGRDRTKHQVAEVTSLGLVQMTRKRVGQGLLETFSTTCEHCNGRGHHVDIDGDHTSAGGNGGQGGDDSSKSSSSKRRNRRSRGGGGGSNGSAKEGSDSEESSTEDPAQDVHRLEDDETSRAQARATIASIAAASGSHTPAEESDSSNPA
- the rsfS gene encoding ribosome silencing factor, with amino-acid sequence MSAPEESLDLARVAGQAAADTLAEEVIGLDVSEQVVITDVFLVCSGDSERQVSAIVDGVEKALLTERRRKPLRREGERDARWVLLDYGDIVVHVQHAEDRAFYALERLWRDAPVLDLQIDEGTPA
- a CDS encoding glutamate-5-semialdehyde dehydrogenase, translated to MNSSVSAAVLAATRAAKDAQPVLARLHREAKDDLLLAMAEALVERAGEIVDANVRDLEAADAAGIEPGLRDRLVLDPERVAAIAQQLRDAAALPDPVGEVIRGSVLSNGLELRQVRVPLGVIGMVYEARPNVTVDAAGLAVKSGNAVVLRGGSAALHSNTALIAVLRSVLADQGLPEDLIVGIDEHGREGVDALMRARGAVDVLIPRGGAGLIRRIVENSLVPVIETGTGTTHVLIDASADLEQAEGIVVNSKTQRVGVCNALETLLVHREIADRALPRIAARLTGAGVRLHTDAAAQEILEGAGTPAEVIAATAEDWDAEYLALELAVAVVDDLDAALEHIRAHSSGHTESILTRDLLSQQRFLAEVDSAVVMANASTRFSDGGEFGFGAEIGISTQKLHARGPMGLTELTSAKWLVVGQGHVRP
- the rpmA gene encoding 50S ribosomal protein L27, producing the protein MASKKGVSSSKNGRDSNAQRLGVKRFGGQVVGAGEILIRQRGTKVHPGDGVGRGNDDTLFALTAGTVEFGRKRDRRVVSVVETV
- the rplU gene encoding 50S ribosomal protein L21, with amino-acid sequence MVYAIVRAGGRQEKVSVGDTIVINRVAGEAGDSVDLAPVLLVDGDKITSAQAELAKVKVSAEKVEDLRGDKIRILRYKNKTGYKKRQGHRQELTRLKITGIA
- the obgE gene encoding GTPase ObgE: MATFVDRVELQVAGGSGGHGAASIRREKFKPLAGPDGADGGRGGDVILEVDASTTTLLTYHHRPHQRATSGGFGKGDLRHGARGEDLVLRVPDGTVVTDEDGTVLADLIGIGTRYVAARGGTGGLGNAALATTKRKAPGFALLGEPGQERTLVLELKSVADVALVGYPSAGKSSLIAAMSAARPKIADYPFTTLVPNLGVVEAGQFRYTVADVPGLIPGASQGKGLGLDFLRHIERCHVLVHVLDAASLESSRDPLTDLETIEQELATYAGSLDEEAGARVPLMERPTVIVLNKTDLPDGTDMAEMVRERLAEREVPVLEVSAISHKGLRDLSFVLGELVDTARTELPEPEVAPIVLTPAAVDAEQFRVVTEQFDGATAYRVQGDKPERWVRQTDFANDEAVGFLADRLAKLGVEDQLLKAGAVAGSTVLIGPGDDAVVFDWEPTMVGGAELLGIRGTDRRMEDHHRPTRDEKRELQRQRTAARMNRVAAMEAERRAGHWSDPSRDDETRGS